Proteins encoded together in one Chitinophaga varians window:
- a CDS encoding glycoside hydrolase family 10 protein — MLKQLLAGVALCAGLTQQVWAQLPPKREMRGVWIATVENIDWPSKRGLPTEQQKQEFIDLLNQMQRNGMNTVVAQVRPATDAFYASPYEPWSEYLTGIQGQAPNPYYDPLQFMIEETHKRGMEFHAWFNPYRAVFNASRSSVAANHITRLKPQWFLTYDNKKYFDPGIPEVRNYVTMVVRDVVKRYDIDAVHFDDYFYPYRVPGKEFPDNVSYRLYGNGMMKDDWRRANVDAIIEMLSVAIKAEKPWVKFGISPFGVWRDRSRDPEGSYTHGGMTNYDDLYADILKWLKKGWIDYAAPQLYWERGHRLADYEVLLNWWSQHGYGRQIYIGHGVYRLGSNPAWKNPRELPMQIEESRTLNTIQGSIFYSAKSFRGNPLGIEDSLRNHYYKYPALRPVMAWLPNTTPDPPYFIDAFERPGGLEIHWTDDDTSGRTKQYVLYRFEANEPINATDPTKILAILPQSSDPEYKDQTYVKGKTYTYVVTALDRLQNESHLSEPLRMEIKNGKTTFIFEP; from the coding sequence ATGTTGAAGCAGTTATTAGCCGGTGTGGCCCTTTGTGCGGGCCTCACACAACAGGTATGGGCGCAGTTGCCGCCCAAAAGGGAAATGCGCGGGGTATGGATCGCTACAGTGGAAAATATTGACTGGCCTTCCAAACGCGGTTTACCAACAGAACAACAAAAACAGGAGTTTATAGATCTGCTCAATCAGATGCAGCGCAATGGCATGAATACAGTCGTAGCACAGGTACGTCCTGCAACTGACGCATTCTATGCCTCCCCGTACGAGCCCTGGTCCGAATACCTGACCGGCATCCAGGGACAGGCGCCCAATCCTTACTATGACCCGCTTCAATTCATGATTGAAGAAACACATAAACGGGGCATGGAATTCCACGCCTGGTTCAATCCCTACAGAGCTGTATTCAACGCAAGCCGCAGCAGCGTGGCCGCCAATCATATCACCCGCCTGAAACCGCAATGGTTCCTCACTTATGACAATAAAAAGTACTTCGACCCGGGTATTCCGGAAGTACGGAACTATGTGACCATGGTAGTACGGGACGTAGTGAAAAGATATGATATCGATGCGGTACACTTCGACGACTATTTTTATCCTTACCGGGTGCCTGGCAAAGAATTTCCGGACAATGTTTCCTACCGCCTGTACGGCAACGGGATGATGAAAGATGACTGGCGCAGGGCCAATGTGGACGCCATCATCGAAATGCTCAGTGTGGCCATCAAAGCAGAAAAGCCCTGGGTGAAATTCGGTATCAGTCCGTTTGGCGTGTGGCGCGATCGCAGCAGAGACCCCGAAGGATCTTACACACATGGCGGCATGACCAACTATGACGACCTGTACGCCGATATTTTAAAATGGCTGAAAAAAGGCTGGATAGATTACGCCGCACCACAGTTGTATTGGGAACGCGGCCATCGTCTGGCAGACTATGAAGTGCTGCTCAACTGGTGGAGCCAGCATGGCTATGGCCGGCAGATATATATCGGGCATGGCGTGTACCGCCTCGGCAGCAACCCCGCCTGGAAAAATCCGCGGGAACTGCCTATGCAGATTGAAGAATCCAGAACACTTAATACTATACAAGGCAGCATCTTCTACAGCGCCAAATCTTTCCGCGGCAACCCGTTGGGCATCGAAGACTCGCTGCGCAACCACTATTACAAATACCCGGCGCTGCGCCCCGTCATGGCATGGCTGCCTAATACCACGCCTGACCCGCCATACTTCATCGATGCCTTCGAAAGGCCCGGTGGACTGGAGATCCACTGGACAGATGACGATACCAGCGGCCGTACCAAACAATATGTGCTGTACCGTTTTGAAGCCAACGAGCCAATTAACGCTACCGACCCTACGAAAATTCTGGCCATACTGCCTCAATCATCTGACCCGGAATACAAAGACCAGACTTATGTAAAAGGCAAGACCTATACATACGTAGTCACCGCGCTGGACCGGCTTCAAAATGAGAGCCACCTCAGCGAGCCACTACGGATGGAAATCAAAAACGGTAAAACGACTTTTATCTTTGAACCCTGA
- the gltB gene encoding glutamate synthase large subunit → MDEVKQTQGLYRPEFEHDACGTGFTAHIKGRKSHHIIRDALTMLENMEHRGACGCEQNTGDGAGILFQVPHEFLYDECLRIGISLPEFGKYGVGMVFFPKEPRWREECREILQRSAEKLGLEILGYRKVPVRPDGIGESALSVEPEIEQVFIACPYHISDPEVFERKLFVLRNYVSKTVRNTIPKEKALFYIASLSYKTIVYKGQLTTYQVRHYYTDLSDEKMVSAFALIHSRFATNTFPSWRLAHPYRYIAHNGEINTLKGNLNWLRAGERDFMSRYFTAEEMDMLLPIVEEGQSDSASLDNVIELLTMTGRSLPHVMMMLIPEAWDGNEDMAAEKKAFYEYHASLMEPWDGPASISFTDGKIIGATLDRNGLRPSRFVVTKDDRVIMASEAGVLPIDPKNVKEKGRLQPGKMFIVDMDQGRIIGDEELKQQICSQQPYGEWLNKYKIRLEELPEPRVTFTHLEHDQIFKYQRAFGYSTEDLEHIISPMAIDGKEPVGSMGTDTPLAALSNQPQHLANYFKQLFAQVTNPPIDPIRERLVMSLATFVGGNGNLLDEDPLHCHSLALRHPILNNYELEKIRSIDTGLFQAKTLHTYFKADGKPGSLEKGLDRLCRYAVDAVEDGFEVIILSDRAIDSEHAAIPSLLAASAVHHHLIRKGKRGSVGLIVEAGDVWEVHHFACLLGFGATAVNPYLALSTIRDLKLSNKLDTSLDVDKLKKNYIKAVCDGLLKVFSKMGISTLQSYQGAQIFEILGINQQVVDKYFAGAVSRIQGLGLDEIARETLAKHWMGYGRKEKPVQRLTEGGVYQWKRKGEFHLFNPTTIHLLQYSTRMGDYSIFKKYSKAVNDQSEKACTLRSLFSFKRTRASISIDEVEPASSIFKRFATGAMSFGSISHEAHSTLAIAMNRIGAKSNTGEGGEDEIRYEQLPNGDSMRSAIKQVASARFGVTSYYLTNADELQIKMAQGAKPGEGGQLPGHKVDDWIAKVRHSTPGVGLISPPPHHDIYSIEDLAQLIYDLKNANRAARISVKLVSKAGVGTIAAGVAKAHADVVLIAGHDGGTGASPISSIKHAGLPWELGLAESHQTLVKNKLRSRVVLQTDGQLKTGRDIAIATLLGAEEWGVATAALIVEGCIMMRKCHVNTCPVGVATQDPDLRKRFTGDPQHVVNLFTFLVEELREIMADLGFRTIQEMVGQVDNLQMREGISHWKTQKLDLSPILYKEPAAPETGLYKQEEQDHGIAEVLDWQLLKAAQPALDKKTRVYQQYPVKNTDRTIGTILSNEISKRYKSEGLPEDTIHFKFNGSAGQSFGAFSTKGLTLELEGEANDYFGKGLSGSKLILYPHGEAGFKAEENIIAGNVCFYGATSGEAYIRGKAGERFCVRNSGATVVAEGVGDHGCEYMTGGRAVILGETGRNFGAGMSGGIAYVYDVKGSFANHCNRDMIDLDPLDQDDVATLQDLITKHHAYTNSTVAKFILKDWENQLRHFVKVFPKEYKAVLKAGVAQGQKINR, encoded by the coding sequence ATGGATGAAGTGAAGCAAACGCAAGGTTTATACCGTCCTGAATTCGAACATGATGCCTGCGGAACAGGTTTTACGGCCCATATTAAGGGGCGTAAATCCCACCATATTATCCGTGATGCCCTCACCATGCTGGAAAACATGGAACACCGCGGCGCCTGCGGCTGTGAGCAGAACACGGGCGATGGTGCAGGAATCCTGTTTCAGGTCCCTCATGAGTTTTTGTATGATGAATGCCTGCGGATAGGCATCAGCTTACCGGAGTTTGGCAAGTATGGCGTGGGCATGGTCTTTTTCCCGAAAGAGCCCCGCTGGCGCGAAGAGTGCCGGGAAATCCTGCAACGCAGCGCTGAGAAACTGGGCCTTGAAATCCTGGGATACCGTAAAGTACCGGTTCGCCCTGACGGCATCGGTGAATCGGCCCTGTCTGTAGAACCGGAAATTGAACAGGTATTTATCGCTTGTCCCTATCATATCAGCGACCCCGAAGTTTTTGAGCGCAAACTGTTCGTGCTCCGCAACTACGTGTCCAAAACCGTCCGTAATACTATTCCCAAAGAGAAAGCACTGTTTTACATTGCTTCCCTTTCTTATAAAACGATCGTTTATAAAGGCCAGCTGACCACCTACCAGGTGCGTCATTATTATACTGACCTGAGCGATGAGAAGATGGTATCCGCCTTCGCCCTCATCCACTCCCGTTTTGCAACCAATACTTTCCCCAGCTGGCGGTTGGCGCACCCTTACCGCTATATCGCCCATAATGGTGAAATCAATACGCTGAAAGGCAACCTCAACTGGCTCCGTGCCGGTGAGCGTGACTTTATGTCCAGGTATTTTACAGCGGAAGAGATGGACATGTTGCTGCCTATCGTAGAAGAAGGACAGTCGGATTCTGCCAGCCTCGACAATGTGATCGAGCTGCTGACCATGACCGGCCGGTCCCTCCCGCATGTAATGATGATGCTGATTCCCGAAGCATGGGACGGCAACGAAGACATGGCGGCAGAGAAAAAAGCGTTCTACGAATACCACGCTTCCCTCATGGAGCCGTGGGACGGTCCCGCTTCCATCTCCTTCACCGACGGTAAAATTATCGGCGCCACCCTGGACCGTAACGGATTACGTCCCAGCCGCTTCGTTGTTACCAAAGACGATCGTGTGATCATGGCATCCGAAGCCGGTGTATTGCCCATCGATCCTAAAAACGTAAAAGAAAAAGGACGCCTGCAGCCCGGAAAAATGTTCATCGTAGATATGGACCAGGGCCGCATCATTGGTGATGAAGAACTGAAACAACAGATCTGCTCCCAACAACCTTATGGCGAGTGGCTCAATAAATATAAAATCCGTCTGGAAGAACTGCCTGAGCCAAGGGTCACCTTCACCCATCTGGAGCATGACCAGATCTTCAAATACCAGCGGGCTTTCGGCTACAGCACTGAAGACCTGGAGCATATCATTTCCCCGATGGCCATCGACGGTAAAGAACCCGTTGGTTCCATGGGCACCGATACGCCGCTGGCAGCGCTCAGCAACCAGCCGCAGCATCTGGCCAACTATTTCAAACAGCTGTTTGCACAGGTAACCAATCCACCTATCGATCCTATCAGGGAAAGACTGGTGATGTCGCTCGCCACTTTTGTCGGTGGCAACGGCAACCTGCTGGATGAAGATCCGCTGCACTGCCACAGCCTGGCACTGCGCCATCCCATCCTCAACAACTACGAACTGGAAAAAATACGCAGCATCGATACCGGCCTGTTTCAGGCTAAAACACTGCATACCTACTTCAAGGCCGATGGTAAACCAGGCTCCCTTGAGAAAGGACTCGACCGCCTTTGCCGCTACGCTGTAGACGCCGTGGAAGACGGATTTGAAGTGATCATCCTCTCTGACCGCGCCATCGACTCCGAACATGCCGCTATCCCTTCACTGCTGGCCGCTTCTGCCGTACATCACCACCTGATCCGCAAAGGCAAACGCGGCTCTGTAGGACTGATCGTGGAAGCCGGCGATGTTTGGGAAGTACATCATTTCGCCTGCCTGCTGGGCTTCGGCGCCACCGCTGTAAACCCATACCTGGCCCTCAGCACCATCCGCGACCTGAAGCTGTCCAACAAACTGGACACCAGCCTGGACGTGGACAAACTGAAGAAAAACTATATCAAAGCCGTTTGTGACGGTCTGCTTAAGGTATTCTCCAAAATGGGCATCTCCACCCTGCAATCTTATCAGGGCGCTCAGATATTCGAGATACTGGGCATCAACCAGCAAGTGGTGGACAAATACTTCGCCGGCGCCGTGTCCCGCATTCAGGGCCTTGGCCTGGATGAAATTGCCCGTGAAACACTGGCAAAACACTGGATGGGCTATGGCCGTAAGGAAAAACCGGTGCAACGTCTTACCGAAGGCGGTGTGTACCAGTGGAAACGGAAAGGGGAATTCCATCTTTTCAATCCCACTACCATCCACCTGTTGCAGTATTCTACCCGTATGGGCGATTACAGCATCTTCAAGAAATACTCCAAAGCCGTTAACGACCAGAGCGAAAAAGCCTGCACCCTGCGTAGCCTCTTTTCGTTTAAACGTACCCGTGCTTCCATCTCTATCGATGAGGTGGAACCAGCATCCAGCATCTTCAAACGCTTTGCTACAGGTGCTATGAGCTTCGGTTCCATCTCTCATGAGGCGCATTCCACCCTCGCTATTGCCATGAACCGCATCGGTGCCAAAAGCAATACCGGCGAAGGGGGAGAAGATGAAATCCGCTACGAGCAACTGCCTAACGGCGACTCTATGCGTTCTGCCATCAAACAGGTAGCCAGCGCCCGTTTCGGCGTTACCAGCTATTACCTGACCAATGCCGACGAATTACAAATTAAAATGGCCCAGGGCGCTAAGCCCGGTGAAGGCGGACAGCTGCCCGGCCATAAAGTGGACGACTGGATCGCCAAGGTAAGACACTCCACCCCGGGTGTAGGTCTTATCTCTCCACCGCCACACCACGATATTTATTCCATCGAAGACCTGGCACAGCTCATTTATGATCTGAAAAACGCCAACCGCGCCGCCCGCATCAGCGTAAAACTGGTGTCTAAAGCAGGTGTTGGCACCATCGCCGCCGGTGTTGCCAAAGCACATGCCGATGTGGTACTGATTGCCGGTCACGATGGTGGTACAGGCGCTTCTCCAATAAGCTCCATCAAACATGCCGGTCTGCCCTGGGAACTGGGCCTCGCCGAATCCCACCAGACACTGGTGAAAAACAAGCTGCGCAGCAGGGTGGTACTGCAAACCGACGGCCAGCTGAAAACAGGCCGCGACATTGCCATCGCTACACTGCTCGGTGCGGAAGAATGGGGCGTGGCCACCGCAGCCCTCATCGTGGAAGGTTGTATTATGATGCGTAAATGCCATGTCAACACCTGCCCCGTAGGTGTGGCCACACAAGACCCGGACCTGCGCAAACGCTTCACCGGCGACCCTCAACATGTAGTGAACCTGTTCACCTTCCTCGTGGAAGAACTCCGTGAAATCATGGCCGACCTTGGCTTCCGTACCATCCAGGAAATGGTAGGCCAGGTAGACAACCTCCAGATGCGCGAAGGCATCAGCCACTGGAAAACACAGAAGCTGGACCTGTCACCCATCCTGTACAAAGAACCTGCTGCCCCTGAAACCGGCCTGTACAAACAGGAAGAACAGGACCACGGCATCGCTGAAGTACTCGACTGGCAGCTGCTCAAAGCAGCACAGCCTGCACTGGACAAAAAAACAAGGGTTTACCAACAGTATCCTGTTAAAAATACCGATCGTACTATCGGCACTATCCTCTCTAACGAAATATCCAAACGTTACAAGAGCGAAGGACTACCGGAAGATACCATCCACTTCAAATTCAACGGTTCCGCAGGTCAAAGCTTCGGCGCCTTCTCCACCAAAGGGCTTACCCTTGAACTAGAAGGTGAAGCCAATGACTACTTCGGTAAAGGTCTTTCCGGCTCCAAACTGATCCTCTATCCTCATGGAGAAGCAGGATTCAAAGCGGAAGAGAACATCATTGCAGGCAACGTCTGCTTCTATGGTGCCACCTCCGGTGAAGCCTATATCCGCGGTAAGGCCGGCGAACGCTTCTGCGTACGTAACTCCGGCGCCACCGTTGTGGCAGAAGGCGTGGGTGACCACGGCTGCGAATATATGACCGGTGGCCGCGCTGTCATCCTCGGTGAAACCGGCCGCAACTTCGGCGCAGGTATGAGTGGTGGTATCGCCTATGTATACGACGTAAAAGGCTCCTTTGCCAACCACTGCAACCGCGATATGATCGACCTCGATCCGCTGGACCAGGACGATGTTGCTACCCTGCAGGACCTGATCACTAAACATCACGCCTACACGAACAGCACCGTGGCGAAATTTATCCTGAAAGACTGGGAAAATCAACTGCGCCACTTCGTGAAAGTATTCCCGAAAGAATACAAGGCAGTATTGAAGGCAGGCGTGGCACAGGGACAGAAAATAAACCGTTAA
- a CDS encoding glutamate synthase subunit beta, protein MGKPTGFLEFTRELPGKTDPRERVGHYNEFVERFPEQKLNQQAARCMSCGVPFCHSGCPLGNVIPEFNHAVYRQDWQDAYDILTSTNNFPEFTGRICPAPCESACVLGINQPPVAIEEIERHIIEIAFDKGLVQAKVPRVRTGKKVAVIGSGPAGLAAAAQLNYAGHSVTVFERDDKPGGLLRYGIPDFKLEKWTIDRRVKLMEEEGVTFQCNANVGVNVSTNDLLREYNAIVLAGGSTIPRDLGITGRELKGVHYAMDFLKQQNKRVSNLPVDGHDILATGKNVVVIGGGDTGSDCVGTSNRHGAISVTQLELLPKPPGERTDFMPWPTYPMVLKTSSSHEEGADRQWAIATKAFIGDDNGHLKALRIVDIQWTLSADGRPAKFTEVPGSERDIPCELALLAMGFVHPQHTGMLEQLEVEKDERGNVKATEKDYLTSIPKVFTAGDMRRGQSLVVWAISEGRECARKVDEFLMGSSQLESKDHSLQAMAL, encoded by the coding sequence ATGGGTAAACCTACAGGATTCCTGGAATTTACACGAGAGCTGCCCGGAAAAACAGATCCCCGGGAAAGGGTTGGCCACTACAACGAGTTTGTAGAACGCTTCCCCGAACAGAAACTGAACCAGCAGGCCGCCCGCTGTATGAGCTGTGGCGTACCCTTCTGCCATAGCGGATGCCCGCTCGGTAACGTAATACCTGAATTTAATCATGCCGTATACCGCCAGGACTGGCAGGATGCTTATGATATCCTGACTTCCACCAATAATTTCCCTGAATTCACCGGCCGTATTTGTCCGGCTCCCTGCGAAAGCGCTTGTGTGCTGGGTATCAATCAGCCGCCGGTAGCTATCGAGGAAATTGAACGGCATATCATAGAAATTGCTTTCGACAAAGGCCTCGTTCAGGCGAAGGTGCCCCGCGTACGTACCGGCAAAAAAGTAGCCGTGATCGGTTCCGGTCCTGCCGGACTGGCCGCAGCGGCCCAACTGAACTACGCCGGCCATAGCGTTACCGTATTTGAGCGTGACGACAAGCCCGGAGGCCTGCTCCGCTACGGCATTCCGGACTTCAAACTGGAAAAGTGGACCATCGACCGCAGGGTAAAACTGATGGAAGAAGAAGGTGTTACCTTCCAGTGCAATGCCAACGTAGGCGTTAACGTGAGCACCAATGACCTGTTAAGGGAATACAATGCCATCGTACTGGCAGGCGGTTCCACCATTCCACGCGACCTCGGTATCACCGGCCGCGAACTGAAAGGGGTACACTACGCCATGGACTTCCTCAAACAGCAGAATAAAAGAGTAAGCAACCTTCCTGTTGACGGGCACGATATCCTGGCCACCGGTAAAAACGTGGTAGTAATAGGAGGGGGCGATACCGGTTCCGACTGCGTGGGCACCAGCAACCGCCACGGCGCGATAAGCGTTACCCAGCTGGAACTGCTGCCCAAACCGCCGGGCGAGCGTACCGATTTCATGCCATGGCCTACTTATCCGATGGTGCTGAAAACATCTTCTTCCCATGAAGAAGGCGCCGACCGTCAATGGGCAATCGCTACCAAAGCGTTCATCGGTGACGATAACGGGCATCTGAAAGCCCTCCGCATCGTGGATATCCAGTGGACACTGAGCGCCGACGGCAGGCCCGCGAAATTCACCGAAGTACCAGGCTCTGAAAGAGATATCCCCTGCGAACTGGCACTGCTGGCGATGGGCTTCGTTCATCCGCAGCACACCGGCATGCTGGAACAGCTTGAAGTGGAAAAAGATGAAAGAGGAAATGTGAAAGCCACAGAAAAAGATTACCTGACGTCCATTCCTAAAGTGTTTACTGCCGGCGATATGCGCCGTGGCCAGTCACTGGTGGTGTGGGCCATTAGCGAAGGTCGCGAGTGTGCGAGGAAAGTAGATGAATTCCTGATGGGCAGCTCCCAGCTGGAAAGCAAAGACCATTCACTGCAGGCAATGGCACTGTAA